DNA sequence from the Phaenicophaeus curvirostris isolate KB17595 chromosome 22, BPBGC_Pcur_1.0, whole genome shotgun sequence genome:
GTGATTGTGAAGTGGTTTGAGGACCTTTAGTGGGGATAGGGTTATAAAAACACAAGTTATCGGTGAAGCAGCTCATGGTGGTGAGGGGTTTTGCCTTCTCAAACCATCCTGTGCAGATGGGCAGCATTCCCTTTCCCAAACTGGTGCCATTCTCCACCAGTTTTTCCACAGCCAACACGTACCTCGTGTTAAAGGTGCCATATTGGCACAAGAGGAGGATGGATTTAATGGAGAAGGGTGAGCGACTGCTGCCCATGGAGGAGGGTTAATCCCAGTTGTGTTCCCTGCTGGTTTGGGCAGTTAATGCTGGGTGCTGCAGTGAATTCAGAGAGTTATGAGGTTTCCAGGGACTGGCTGCAGTCGCAAGGCATGTGATAACAGAAACAGCTGCTGCGGTGATAAGAGGAGCTGGGTGAAGAGATGGGAAATAATTCAGTTCGCCGCGGTTTCCTCCATGCATCGAGGTAGTGGCTTTTCCAGAGAGGAGGCGGGGAGGCCCTCAGCTGAACCACGTTTTGGTGTCAcactttatttcctttgtttctcttcccttAGGTGCCGTTTGCCTCCTGTCCCTGGCTGTGCTCAGGGAGCTTTAATGGGTTCTGGAATGGTTGGTCTGGGGTAGAGGAGGTATCTAGCACTCCTGACTGGGGCTCCTGGTGCGTAAAGAGGTTCTACCACAACGTATCTTGCCCAATCCAGCGCTCTGCAGCGTCTgtgcctgcatccctgccctcaAATAGAGCCCTTGTCCGGTACCTGGCTGGCAAATAACCGAATCGCAGTAAAACGGAATCGTTTTGTTTGAACTGCAGAGCGGGATGGGTCAAAAGCGCATTGAGCGGCACTGCTGATGGATGTAGAGTGAGGGCCAGGCGCTTAATTCATTGTCTGAGCCATTCAGGCCAAACGCTCGTAAATCCAATCCCAGCAAGATGACAGAGGTAAAACCTCGCTTAAACTGATTAACTTGTCTCTTCTGGAGTGTctgcgcagggaagctgccattTAGGATTTGCGTGCGCAGCTGGGATTTacggcaggcaggcagcagcattAGTCAGGTCCGGTAACGTTATAGGACGCTCTGGGACTCTTCCCTTCATAATCAGCCTTAGTTGTGCTGGGAATGTCTTGCAAACCATCAGCGTGGGGGCTGCGCACCTTAACATAGCTTGGAAACGGCTCCGTGTTTGCTTAGGAAGGGATCCAGCCCGGTTCAGCACTGCTGAGGTTGCTAAGTGTGTCGTTAATGAGGAGGTAGGAGGCTTCTGCTTGGTTTTAGAGGcgtgtgtttctgtgattctgcttggAGTGCATGAGTGAGATTCTCTGTAATATTCCAGAATTATGGAGTAAGGCAGTGAAAGTCCATAGCATCTTCCAGACCTTAAAACACATAGTAATGGGGTTATTCTTGAGTCTTCTTTTTGGATCTGCTGGTTGTGACGGCATCGGGTAGAACCACAGCCCGTCCAGGCAAGATACAAAAGCTTCTCCAATGCGGCCTTGCCAGTCCTGACCTGCGGCAAACCTGTAGTTGCTGATCCGGCCTGTTCCAGATGTGGGGAGACGCGGTCTTGCTAAACAAGGTGGTAAAGGTGAAATTCAATCGTGTGCCCGATGGGTTTAGGCCGAGTTCTCCGGCTCTTCTTGCTCTGGACTCCCGCCAggggcaggaggcagctgaACTGATCTGCCCAGGCTTGCTACACTCCGATGAAGACACAGAAACTGCAGTGGTTAGCAGACAGCATTTCTGAGAACTTCCGTTCCTCTAAAGccctgctttatttattttatttcctttgcttcccTGTAATTCAGGACATCTGTGGGTATCACAGATCCAGCGTTAATAGGAATGTTTCCATAGTGATTATTCACTTTTATCTCAATGTGTTTTGATGTTTAATATGCAGACCCCTTGTTAAGTCCGATTATCAGAACAGAAAAGGATGTGGCTTTGACTTTGGAAGTCAAAAGATGTgagttgaatcatagaatcaaggaatgatttgggttggaagggacctcaaacccatccagttccaccgcctgccatgggcagggatgcctcccggtggatccggttgctctaagccccatccgacctcttcttggacacctccagggaaaccATGACTCCACTGCGCaattttctgctgctggggAGCAGTGTCTTTGGGTGCAGAACCTTCAAGTCTGGATGGAGTTACATGGGTGAAGTAAACTGGTAATCACCGAGCTAATTCTTGAGGGCCCTGTAAAACTGGTTATTCTGGAGAGCCGTGTGGTGGGAAGTGGTAGGGATCGTAGATATCGGCCTgggtcgtagaatcatagaatcaccaggttggaaaagacccactggatcattgagtccaaccattcctatcaaacactaaaccatgtccctcagcacctcatccacccaatttttaaatatctccagggatggtgactcaaccccctccctgggcagcctgttccagtgcccaatgaccctttccgtgaagaattttttcttaatgtttagcctgaacctcccctggtggagcttgaggccattccctcttgtcctgtcccctgtcccttgggagaagagcccagctcccttctctccacaacctcttctcagggagttggagagagcaatgaggtctcctctcagcctcctcttctccaggctaaacacccccagctctctcagccgctcctcttgttctccagcccctttcccagcttcATCATTCAAGGATCTGCCCCGATCGTCGCTgcccgtgtgtgtgtgtggtcgGTAGGTGCTGAGGAGGCGATTGCTCTGTAACGGGTGTCTGTGACTTGTGTAATCGTAGAGGCTGGATTCTTGACGTGTGTGGCAAGCAGCCCTGGTACAagtcttgctttcctttaaTAATCCTGGTCTCTAATTAAGAGGGAGCAGCCCTTTTCTGAGATGCTGGGGGTTGAGAAACCGCTGTTGGGTGTTGATAAGCCCTTCTGTGTCGTTGTCCACCCGCTGCCTCGTCAAGGTCTCCCTGTATCTGAGGCTCAGGTGCTTTGGCAAGGCCTGTCGGGAGAAGCTCACACCTTCCCTCTGAAGTTTGGGATAGGTCTGGAGAATTAACTGGAACGCTTTcctcacaaaatgaaaatgatgaagaGGGAGATGATGTCCGCTTTGTCGTGTGTGGTGTGTCTCACTGCATTCTCTCCACAAACAGATCGTCTATGCAGAGCGACCTCTCACCGACAACAACCGATCCTTGGCCTCCTATGGCCTGAAGGACGGGGACGTGGTGATCCTGCGGCAGAAAGAGGCTGTGGAGCCGCGGCCCTCCATCCGCTTCCCAGGTGAGAAAGGGTTTGTGGTGACTTTTGCACCGAGCATCCAAAGATCCCTGTATTTATTAAACACTGACTCCATCAGCCTCCATCAGGCAAAACATTTAGGAAGGGAGGGTGGCTCAGGATGAGGTGAGGGGGTTAAAATTGGCTGAAGGGCTTATTATTTAGTGGCTTTTTTAATTCTAAGGAATGAAATACCGTGTTACTGTTCTTTTGGGAAGGTAGGGAGAATGAAAGGAAGGGAACTGAttcaaagcagcagtttttGTAAAAGCACGTGAATTTCTGTTCAGCCGCTGGTTCCCTTCGGCACAGGAATACACACTCGGCTATAACAAAACGTGTCTGAGTCTGTACTGTGACAAATATCTGGAGAAACCACATCCTAACAAACCCACATGCACGTGAAAGGCTTCTCAGATAACGTCTGAGCAAggccctgctcctgctgtgaCTCCTAGCAAATCCCTGCTATAAAATACCTCTGGAAAAGAAGGTGCCGCTGGATGAGGAGAGCGTGGGAGTGTTGTTTGAGGTCTTCACCCTCCTGCCTCGGCTGGAGGATCGGTGCCTGCAATGCAGGTCTGCAGGGATGATGCTTCCCACCCCTTCCTGCTTTTTTGAATCCAAGGGATTCGGAAGTGCCTTGGGGACACTGGGTTTAGCTTTGCAATCCCTCCATGTGGCAGTCACGTGTGTGAAGCAGGGAATACCAGTCTGCGATTCAATAAGGGTGTTTTGGGGTATGAAAAATGGGCCAGATAGAAGTCTGGACCAGTTACAGAAACAGGTACTTGCATTCCTAACCCAGTAACCGGAGCACGTGGCCGTGCTTCCCACACaagctgctgtttgcagaaTCCACTCTGATTCTGGAGCATCAAGAGCAGCTCGTCCTTCCCACGGTTTTTCCGCCGTGTTTTTCAAGCTGAATTGTAAGTACAAAGCACCGATGCCTCCGACCTCTCTTCCCCCAAGGTCTGCCAAGGATAGACTTCAGCAGCATCGCTGTTCCGGGAACATCCACgcagcagcaccagccaccAGCGCAGCGTCTTCGCCCCTCGCCTCCCGATGCACCTTCCTTCCCGCAGGGTCTGGACAATCCCGCGCTGCTCCGGGAGATGCTGCTCGCGAATCCGCACGAGCTGTCGCTGCTGAAGGAGCGCAACCCGCCCTTGGCGGAGGCGTTGCTCAGTGGAGACCTGGGTAAGTTGGATTTTCAGTCTGCGGGAAGCAGGTTTAAATCCATTTGAGCTCAGTTCTGATAAAAGGCAGCCACGGATTTTTAACCGGTTGGGATGTTCGCTGCCAGCTCATTGATGGTGCTGATGAAAGGAGCCGGTTGGGAGGACTCGAGGCAGAGTTCCTCTCTTCCTGACAAGACCATTTCTGGCAAGTTAGGTGTGTTTCTCCTGCTTGGGTTCTTTATCATCCTCTATCCCCTACTTTGAAGTATCAGCTGCACGGATACATCAGGTTGCCGTGAAGACAAGTGTCTCAGCTTCTGATTTTTATGCTAACACTCCATTTTCCAGTGATGATGGTGTGTTAGCTGCATCCCTGAGCCCACAGAGACCTTGACAGAGAGCAATACACTAtaaacccagctctctctgtAATGGTCAGTGGCTAGGTACGTGGGCATCACAAAGGGAGACGAAGAAGAACTGCTAATAGTGGTTCTGGGGAGCTTTTCCAGTAAGAATTCGCATAAATTTTTAAGTTTCTGTTGATCTTGAGAGTGCTGCTGTATTTTGGGCACAGTTAAAGCCTAGTGCCACGTCCGTCATTCCTCTGCAGGTAGGCAGCTGGGGTTGGTCCCTGCACTGAAAGCTTTGAACTCTGGTTCCCTTTGGGATGAGCAGAGTGGTGTTTGGGGCCTCAGGAGATCTGCTTCTCAACCTCTGCATGATGTCTAGTTAGGAAATAAATCCTGCTGCGTTTGGGAGAGGAGCTTCCAGCAGGAGACTTTTTTACCACTTTAAAGGCTACATCCTAGTGATTTTTCTCCATCAAAGGAGGTTGAAAGGGAGCTTGCACAGATATTTTTGGCCTGCTTCGTTTTTTAAGTCTGATTTTAGCTCATATCCAGAGGTAAAACCACGTCCGTTGTGCCTCCAAGCTGTCTCTCACCTCTTGCAAGCACTGCATCTGTAGTGCAGCAGAGAAGTTCTTTCCATCACCTTGAGCAGATGCGCTGCTACTGGTAGAATTGAGAGGTTAAGCCCGAGGCACTCAACACTGGCTCGTCTGCCCATCTCTCTTGTCTTGTGCGCATTAAGCTTCGATCCAGGTGTGCATTTACAGTCCCAGGTGGCCACAGTGGGAGGAATTGGGGTTTGATCTGGTTTTGCTCTCCTTGTTCTGCACTGCTGCTCACGGTGTTTGGGCACAGAGCCAGCTCGGCTCTGGCTCCGCTGCCCAAACACACACGTCGAGATGGGCCGCGTGACTGCAAGAGCTTCAGAAGGTGCTTGCTATGCAGGAGCCTAActtcaaaccaaaaaaaaaacaatcaggAAAACATACTTAAAGCCTTCCTGAACACATAACAGCCTTTGAGCCAGGGAGCCGCTTCATGGGAGCTGCATTTCTGGAAGCAAACCCACAACCTTCTGTGTTTACAGAACTTTATTTATTGCCAAGTCCCTTTGGGAACGTGTGTGATCGGATCCAGGCAGTAAAAATTAGACAGAAGCCATCCAAAAAGCGGGGATTTAAAATCTATGTCCTTAAAACGTGCAGCTAGACTTTGGGAAGCAGATGTCAGTGGTAGGCATTGAGCTTTAGGGATTATAATGTCTCTATCTTTGCCTGCGTTGCTTGGGTTTTAAGTAAGGTTTGCCATTAGCCTTTTTATGTCTTACAATTTGCATTTGCTCTTTGCTGCGTCTCCAGGCTGTTGCTGTTTACAAGCTGTTCTTGTGGATGGGCCATACCGAGCGCTGTGGAATCTTGCTTTGGTCTCTCTCTGCACGCTCAAGCTTCTTGTTTGATTTATGCGGGTTCTGTAATCCTGAGTTCTGCTTTGGGTCTCATTTATCTGCTGGGAGGTTTGAGTATTGTGCGGGCACTTCTTGCTGCCATAAGAGAATGAATTCCTGGTTTAATGGCAgctctttgttttaaatattgttGTCTTCatgtgttttccatttttcttccctaTAAAAATGTATGTGCAAGGAAATGGAGTTTGATTGTGCTCAGTCTGGGTAGCAGCACAAGAAGGAGCTCTGTCCGCTGCTTTTCATCTCTGCGGGTTCCCAAGTTTGCCAGTGAATCTTTGAGGAGAATCTACGCTGCCTTCAGACAAAGCCTTTTGTACCTGTGCTGCCGAGTCTACCCCTGAGCACATGCTGGCATAAAAAGAAGGGTTTTCTCTGCCAGACCCTGATCTGTAAGAGCAATTTCCagtaaaaagcatttctgtttccCCTTGTTACTGCAGAGAAATTCACCAGGGTTTTgttggagcagcagcaggaccgAGCCCGGCGGGAGCAAGAGCGGATCCGACTCTATTCAGCTGATCCTTTCGATCTCGAGGCACAGGCCAAGATAGAAGAAGACATAAGGTAGCAAACCATGGTCCCTTGCAAGCTTTGGAGGTCTTCACGGTGCTTTTTTCCACAGAGTGCTTCCATCCATGGTGCTTTTTTCTTGGAGGATGCAAGGCATGTGTTTAGATCCTGCCTTCAGAGGCTCCCAACATGGTCCTCTGAGCCCTTTGCACCTGGAATGGTTGGGAATTGGGGATATGCAGgtgataccaaaaatgccagcaaataaactcttgtaagactcattttggagttttagaaggcCCAGCTGCCTTCGAGATTTGGTTTTGTGCACTGCTGAGCTCTGTCTCTGGCTGATTCCAGGCTGGGAACGTCTCTGCTGGCAGGAGAGATGTTCTATACAAATACGTTCTGCTCCTCAGCGCTTGCTCCTTCTTGCTGTCTTCCAAATGTAATTGCTTTGGGCTGAGGCTTGGTTTCTTAAATTGAGTGATAAATCCTTGATTCGGAACACAGCTGGCTCGTAGCTGGTCgtaacaaaattaatttgtgaTAAAAGTCACTCTTGTGTTATGACTGACAAGGTGGTGCTGGTTAAATGCTTAGCTTAGCAATGcacaaaaatatacaaaacatCGCTCAGAGGCACAGGAACACTTCCCTTCTTCCTTAGATGAGGGAGCAGGTAAGGGTGACGGGCCCCAGGCTGTGCAGCTGGTAGGGAACAGGTTGGACCCCAGATTTCACACCCCATGTTCCTCGAACTCCTTGCTGAGTTAGGTGGCTCTGCCCAAAGCCCATTGGAAGACACAGCAAGGATCATATTTTTGAGACTCGTCTCTGTCCTTCAAGTGTGTCTTAAGTGGAGAGAGTGTCAGGGACAGAATAACAGGTTTGACAAGGAACCAAACTAGATTAACCACTGTATATCTGATTTAAGCTTAAATAATAACGGACAGGACAGAGCGTGGTGCTCTTGTTTCACGAGTGTGTGAAGCAGGACAGAGTCCAATAGGGTAGCAGGGTACTTCAGCTCCCAAACAAGCCAGGTCTTGGTTGCCATaagctgttttccttccctaCCAAGTAGCCACGTCTACTCAGCTTGTTGTGGGAAGGCTGTCACAGCATGGAAGGTAGGTAAGAGAGGAGCTTGGGGTTCTTGCCCTactgaggaggaaaaatgaaatggcACCAGAATTGGAagcccttttccctttttagtAGAGAAAACTATTTCAAATGCAGTCACTACACATACCCATCACTTCCAAGATTACCATAGGGGCTGTGATGGGCTTCTTGAAGAGCATTTCGTGAATTTGCAGCAATAATTTGTGCCATGGTGGTGTTCTTGCTGCAGGCTGTACTCATGGTGCTGTTCTCGCTGTGGTTGTGCTCACCTCCCCCTCTTCCCATGCCTGGAAAAAGAGAGATACCAGGGAAACCCTGGAGGATTTGAACGTTGAGCTGCGGTGTAGGATTCCAGTGTTGTAGCTACTGGCAACACCTTCACCGTGTGCCCGCAGCGCTGTGTTTTAGAGTGACTAAGAAAGATGTGGGTTTTCGCTTACAAATTCTCCAGGTGACCTCTGTGGTGACGGCTTTCTGTCGCAAACAGAAGGTGACCTGGTGCTGTCATAGGAGTTTAATAAGGAGTTGGAAGGAGCAGTTTCTCATGGCTGCTTGGGAAGGGCTTGGTGTCTCTGGATGAAGCCAGGATCATGACTAGCAGTCCGCCTGCTCAGAAGGCTGCATTTAGCTAACgaaggctctggagcgagtccagagaagagcaacggagatggggaaggggctggagaacgagtcttaggaggagcggctgagagagctgggggtgtttatcctggagaagaggaggctgaggggagacctcattgctctctccaactccctgagaggaggttgtggagaggagggagctgggctcttcccccaagggacaggggacaggacgagagggaatggcctcaagctccgccaggggaggttcaggctggatatcaggaaaaaatttttcccagaaagggtgattggtccctggcagaggctgcccagggagggggttgattcaccttccctggaggggtttaagggacgggtggacgaggtgctgagggacatgggttagtggttgatgggaatggttggactcgatgatccagtgggtctcttccaacctggtaattctgtgattctatgaagctgtCTTTGTTCTGGTTTAAACATGCTGTTCCTCAGGCACGCTGCAGCAGGTGGGGTTACCAGATCTGTCTGTGGGTCAGAGGGATgtttatgaggaatggctgataGAAGGTCTGATTTTTCTGTCTCAGGCAACAAAACATTGAAGAAAATATGACGATAGCGATGGAAGAGGCCCCTGAGAGTTTTGGCCAGGTGGTGATGCTGTATATTAACTGCAAAGTCAACGGACACCCAGTGAAAGCCTTTGTTGACTCAGGTGAATTGCCCTCTATTTTCACCCCTTTCTCTGTGCTCTCCCGTCCCTCACCAAGGGAGACAGTAAACCTAGAAGTTTTGCCTCAGAATTCCATCATAAAGCACTGAATTACAACATTTTGAAGCGACTAACTCAAGCCTGAGAGCAGCCTGGGCTTTGTTAAAGGCACACAGAGCAAATTGTTCAGAGAGGCAGCACACGTGAGCACTCAGACACCCCAGATCAAGGCACCTGCGAGGATTTCTGGGGTTCTGGTGCTGGAAAGGTCACTGCCACATGTGTGTTGTGTCTCATTTTACAAATGAGGGGGATTTTGCATGCCTTTAATGCTCTGCTTCCAATCTGCAGCCTTAAAGGGAAAGTGCTGGGGTTATTCCAGCTCTCCAGTATTTCACCATCAGTGCTGACCTGCGTGTATACGTTCAGCACAGCGTAGTGGGATTCACAGGAAGCCTTTGTGCCTTAATGCAGttccctgctgcaggcaggttGGTTTCCCAGCTGCTGAGTGCAGGATAGTCAGCCCTTCCAGGAGAGAATTCTAATTTGCGATGAGCTGTCAGGATTTAACACGGATTCTCTCGCTGCTAGGTGCCCAGATGACCATCATGAGCCAAGCTTGTGCTGAGAGGTGCAACATAATGAGGTTGGTGGATCGGCGATGGGCTGGCATCGCGAAAGGTGTAGGGACACAGAAAATCATCGGCCGAGTGCACTTAGGTAAGAGCTGGCGTTCTTTGGGCAGCGTTAGCAGCGGTTCGACTGCATTTCCTGCAATCTTGGCACCAAGGAGTGTCTGGTTTGATGCTGTCATCATCAGAAACTCCTGCAGAGGAAAATAACAGCGCGTCTGCAGTGTGTCTGTCTGACTTGGGCAGAATCCTCTGGCTGCTGTCGCGTTTCCTAGTAGAATTACCCTGATTCTTTTGGGTGAGGGAGTCCTCGGCTCCTGCGGTTGTAGAGGAAGTGTTTGTTCTGGGTGCACAAAACGGGGCTAATATGGACTAGCAGGATCTTCCCTGTTTGGGGTGGGCAGTATGAGTTGCTCAGGAAGGGTTCTCTTCCTTTGGGAAGAGAGCGCTGGCTGTGCTCTTGTGCAGGTTTCCTGGGTGAGAGAAGATTGTCCTCACTGTCTGAGAAATCAGTTCTTGTCCCTGTTGGTGCTTTTTAGACGTGTGCTCTAACGAGCCGTACGCAGCCATTCCAGGTTAGACAAGCAGTACCTGAGGCTTGAGAGCAGGTCAGCTTTTAAGATAATTAATTTCTTGAGACTAAAGCTGACCTGATAGTCCCCAGGGCTTGGCCAGGGCTAGATCGTCTGTTATCCAAGCAGTACATCCCAGCTCTGGTTTCAGCTTCACCCAGAAGGTTTGCACAGACCTTTCCCAGGAGGTGGaagagcagaaaacagatttgttgTGCTGTAATGTTGCAAGGTGATGACTTCTCTGCCTTGCATTTCAGCTCAGGTCCAGATTGAAGGGGATTTCCTGGcatgctccttctccatccttgaAGAGCAGCCCATGGACATGCTTCTGGGACTGGACATGCTGAAGAGGCATCAGGTATCTTCTGGAACAGTTACCGGCTCTTCCAAGTTAAGAGCTGAGCGTGACGTAAATGCCATGCCAGTGAATGTGTGAGGACTTTCTGGGGAGAGCTGATGTTGGATTATCTTCCAGCCAGTTGTGAAAGCTCTGCAAGCACTACATGCATCATGGGTAGCTATTAGGGTGTCTGGCTGCTCCTGAAATTTTTTGCTCTCATCAGAGATGCTCAGAGCTCTCCAGCTGAATGATTTATTACAAACCAAGTCATACGGAGCCCTTATGGCTGGTGCTTTTGGCCCACTTTGCTTAGTTCCCATTGGGAATGCATTGTTTAaccttgtttttcctccttctctgggACTGATTGGCTCTCACGCACGCCCCTGATGTCTCGATGCTCTTTGACAGTGCTCGATTGATCTCAAGAAGAATGTACTCGTCATCGGCACCACTGGCTCCCAGACCACCTTCCTCCCAGAGGGCGAACTCCCCGAGTGTGCCCGGCTGGCGTACGGGGCCGGGCGGGAAGATGTGCGGCCAGAGGAGATCGCAGACCAGGAACTAGCAGAAGCAATACAGAAATCCGTAGAGGAAGCAGGTACCAGGAGGAGCCCGGTTGAAATATTGGATCTGCTTAATTTTGCTGTGTGTCAGGATGTCTGTCAAAAGCTCCCCCTTCTCAGCTCTGAGGAGATATCAGCATCAGCGAGGAAAtgctggagagaaggaggcttCATTCTTGCTTGTGGCCTCTAACTGcacttctcccttcccctctgtaCAGCCAAACCTGTCTGCATGAAGGCATTTGGGGGTGCTCGCTGTTTAATTTGTGCTCTCCATGTAGCTTTCTGCCCGCTGCGCCCTCTTGGGTTTCACGGTGTGGAGATGAAGGGCTGTCTCTGGCATCCATTCACCTGGATTGGGTTGTAGTGCCCAGACAGGGATGTGGTTCCGCTCTGGGATACCAGCAGCCTCCTGTAAGGACAGCTTTGTGGATGCTTCCTTATTCCTGTTCTGAAAAGCCGCAGCATATAAAGAtagaggagctgcagcagtcAGTGCAGATCTCTGGACACAAGTTCATGAGGTTTTTAGAAATAGCactatttcagcattttttccttaGGATGGTGCTTGTGCCCTTGGAAGGCGAACGGCTGCTCTTGCTGATGATTTCTGTTGCTTGGAattgaaaagcagcagctggattCACATCCTAATGGCTTATCATCAGCCTTAAATGTGATCTGCAAAGAGAATTTTCACCCTCCCTGTAGTTTTGTGCCTCTGGAGTCTGTAAGCTGCGACTCTCATGGGGCTGTGGAAGGTTTTGGTAGCCGCAGAATTAAGCAGAGATGCCAAAATAGCTGAAAACCAACCTGTCTGACACTCAGGTTTTCTATTCATCTCCTTCCATAACTTCAGCAAGTGCTTTTGGCTAAAGGAAAGCTTCATTATCATCTTTCCCCGCTACTACAGTGAAGCTGGGGATTCCTCATAGTGTTTTCCTTAGGCCTTTCCAGGACTTCTAAAGATAACATTTTATATGAGTGTTTGAAGACTTATGAGTTTTCCTGCtactttttcctctgaaagcgCTCATTAAGGTTCTCCTTCCCACACACATGCAAAACTCTTTGCCCAGTCACATTAAAGCTGATGAAGCTCATTTCCTCAATATTTTGATTGCTGATTTCTTAAGAATCTGGCATGTTCCTATTTAAAACTGAAGTGCAATGACCAGCTTTGGCTCTGTATTTTATATAACCAGCTGTAACGCACCGCTGTTTTCTTTAACACTTCCCAGTCGCTGCTGGGAAATCCAGAGAGTAAGCAGTGATTTCCTTGCAAGTAACAAGGTTGCTTACATTAAGGGAAGCACAGGATTGCCCTTATTGATCCATTGGAGCAATTTTCTTCTATTCTAAGAATGTAAGTTTTCTAGAGATGCAAAAACCTGGCTCTAATGAATCAGCAAGACGTGGTTTACGTGTTTGACTTGTAAAGCTAGATTTGAATCATTATGAACTTCAGTTGCAGCAAGTTGAGAGAAACACAAACAGAGAGCTGACCTTGCCCCTAACAGGTTTTGACGTAGCCGGGGGTTGGACTTGGTAGCTTGGGCTTGTGTTTCTTCATAGAACCTGGCAGAGAAAACGTGCAGATGCAGATATTGTTTCTGTTCCTGTTACAATTTTGAGCCTGATGAGACCTGGGTTGTTCTTTTGCAATCCCTCCATTTCAGATGAGGCTTTGCACGCATCATAGTTTTTTGGACTTGATTCTCTGCTGAGAgagtcaaataaaaaataaacttctcagcccaaaatatatgaatttttacaataaaagcattttagtcgactgctttgaaatgaaaagtggCTAAAATGACTTAAATCCCAGCTACTTACGTGCCAGTACAGTTCTAAAGACCACGTGGCTGTGTCCAGCCTAGTCAGCAGCCTGCTGGTCTCCAGTGCTGAGCCCTAGAGGAATGTAAAAGATTTATGAGCATAGGAAATCCATTTTGTGTGTTCCCTTAATGCCCGTAGAACCCCGGTGCACAGAATGAAGGCAGGTCTTGTTTTAGGTTGACTGTGTGCAAGGCTCAGACCCAGGCCAGGCCTCTGGCCTGCCAGGCGTTTGTTGGCTGTACCCTAATATGTCAGAATATTAGTGATTatcctcttcctctcttcccaaaCTATCAGTTGCTGCTAGATGGTACCAAGAAAACCAAGTGAGAGAACGGGAAActggagggggagagagagagaacagaatGCAGCACCAAGGACGCTCAGCGCCTCGCAAGTCCTGTGTTCTTTTATAACAGCTTGAATTTTGCTGCCTTCTGAATGCCACAGAAACCGCTGCGTAC
Encoded proteins:
- the DDI2 gene encoding protein DDI1 homolog 2 isoform X2, with amino-acid sequence MLLTVFCLRRDRSELTFSLQVDADFELQNFRALCELESGIPAAESQIVYAERPLTDNNRSLASYGLKDGDVVILRQKEAVEPRPSIRFPGLPRIDFSSIAVPGTSTQQHQPPAQRLRPSPPDAPSFPQGLDNPALLREMLLANPHELSLLKERNPPLAEALLSGDLEKFTRVLLEQQQDRARREQERIRLYSADPFDLEAQAKIEEDIRQQNIEENMTIAMEEAPESFGQVVMLYINCKVNGHPVKAFVDSGAQMTIMSQACAERCNIMRLVDRRWAGIAKGVGTQKIIGRVHLAQVQIEGDFLACSFSILEEQPMDMLLGLDMLKRHQCSIDLKKNVLVIGTTGSQTTFLPEGELPECARLAYGAGREDVRPEEIADQELAEAIQKSVEEAVAARWYQENQVRERETGGGERENRMQHQGRSAPRKSCVLL
- the DDI2 gene encoding protein DDI1 homolog 2 isoform X3 translates to MLLTVFCLRRDRSELTFSLQVDADFELQNFRALCELESGIPAAESQIVYAERPLTDNNRSLASYGLKDGDVVILRQKEAVEPRPSIRFPGLPRIDFSSIAVPGTSTQQHQPPAQRLRPSPPDAPSFPQGLDNPALLREMLLANPHELSLLKERNPPLAEALLSGDLEKFTRVLLEQQQDRARREQERIRLYSADPFDLEAQAKIEEDIRQQNIEENMTIAMEEAPESFGQVVMLYINCKVNGHPVKAFVDSGAQMTIMSQACAERCNIMRLVDRRWAGIAKGVGTQKIIGRVHLAQVQIEGDFLACSFSILEEQPMDMLLGLDMLKRHQCSIDLKKNVLVIGTTGSQTTFLPEGELPECARLAYGAGREDVRPEEIADQELAEAIQKSVEEAERQKP